One window of the Camarhynchus parvulus chromosome 2, STF_HiC, whole genome shotgun sequence genome contains the following:
- the FAM49B gene encoding protein FAM49B isoform X2 yields MGNLIKVLTRDIDHNAAHFFLDFENAQPTESEKEIYNQVNVVLKDAEGILEDLQSYRGAGHEIREAIQHPNDEKLQEKAWGAVVPLVGKLKKFYEFSQRLEAGLRGLLGALTSTPYSPTQHLEREQALAKQFAEILHFTLRFDELKMTNPAIQNDFSYYRRTLSRMRINNVPAEGENEVNNELANRMSLFYAEATPMLKTLSDATTKFVSENKNLPIENTTDCLSTMASVCRVMLETPEYRSRFTNEETVSFCLRVMVGVIILYDHVHPVGAFAKTSKIDMKGCIKVLKDQPPNSVEGLLNALRYTTKHLNDETTSKQIKSMLQ; encoded by the exons ATGGGTAATCTCATTAAGGTGCTAACCAGGGACATAGACCACAATGCAGCAcattttttcttggattttgaAA ATGCCCAACCTACAGaatctgaaaaggaaatttataATCAGGTGAATGTAGTGTTAAAGGATGCAGAAGGAATACTGGAAGACTTGCAGTCATATAGAGGAGCTGGCCATGAAATACGAGAG GCAATACAGCATCCAAATGATGAGAAGCTGCAAGAGAAGGCGTGGGGTGCAGTTGTTCCACTAGTAGGCAAACTAAAGAAATTCTATGAATTTTCTCAAAGACTAG AGGCCGGGCTGCGGGGCCTGCTGGGCGCCCTGACGAGCACTCCGTACTCCCCAACGCAGCACCTGGAGCGAGAGCAGGCTCTTGCTAAGCAGTTTGCAGAAATTCTTCACTTCACACTCCGATTTGATGAGCTCAAG ATGACAAATCCTGCTATACAGAATGACTTCAGCTACTATAGAAGAACTCTGAGCCGTATGAGGATTAACAATGTCCCA gcagagggagaaaatgaaGTTAATAATGAGTTGGCAAACAGAATGTCTTTATTTTACGCTGAAGCAACGCCAATGTTGAAAACCTTAAGTGATGCCACAACAAAGTTTGTGTCAGAG aataaaaatttaCCGATAGAGAACACAACAGATTGCTTAAGCACCATGGCCAGTGTGTGCAGGGTCATGCTGGAAACCCC TGAATATAGAAGCAGGTTTACAAATGAGGAAACAGTATCATTCTGTCTGAGGGTAATGGTGGGTGTCATCATACTCTATGACCACGTGCATCCGGTGGGCGCTTTTGCCAAAACTTCAAAAATTGAT ATGAAAGGATGCATCAAAGTTCTTAAAGACCAGCCTCCTAACAGTGTAGAAGGCCTTCTAAATGCTCTCAG gTACACAACAAAGCATTTGAATGATGAGACTACCTCCAAGCAAATTAAATCCATGTTGCAATAA
- the FAM49B gene encoding protein FAM49B isoform X1 — MGNLLKVLTCTDLEQGPNFFLDFENAQPTESEKEIYNQVNVVLKDAEGILEDLQSYRGAGHEIREAIQHPNDEKLQEKAWGAVVPLVGKLKKFYEFSQRLEAGLRGLLGALTSTPYSPTQHLEREQALAKQFAEILHFTLRFDELKMTNPAIQNDFSYYRRTLSRMRINNVPAEGENEVNNELANRMSLFYAEATPMLKTLSDATTKFVSENKNLPIENTTDCLSTMASVCRVMLETPEYRSRFTNEETVSFCLRVMVGVIILYDHVHPVGAFAKTSKIDMKGCIKVLKDQPPNSVEGLLNALRYTTKHLNDETTSKQIKSMLQ; from the exons ATGGGGAACCTTCTAAAAGTTTTGACATGCACAGACCTTGAGCAGGGGCcaaattttttccttgattttgaAA ATGCCCAACCTACAGaatctgaaaaggaaatttataATCAGGTGAATGTAGTGTTAAAGGATGCAGAAGGAATACTGGAAGACTTGCAGTCATATAGAGGAGCTGGCCATGAAATACGAGAG GCAATACAGCATCCAAATGATGAGAAGCTGCAAGAGAAGGCGTGGGGTGCAGTTGTTCCACTAGTAGGCAAACTAAAGAAATTCTATGAATTTTCTCAAAGACTAG AGGCCGGGCTGCGGGGCCTGCTGGGCGCCCTGACGAGCACTCCGTACTCCCCAACGCAGCACCTGGAGCGAGAGCAGGCTCTTGCTAAGCAGTTTGCAGAAATTCTTCACTTCACACTCCGATTTGATGAGCTCAAG ATGACAAATCCTGCTATACAGAATGACTTCAGCTACTATAGAAGAACTCTGAGCCGTATGAGGATTAACAATGTCCCA gcagagggagaaaatgaaGTTAATAATGAGTTGGCAAACAGAATGTCTTTATTTTACGCTGAAGCAACGCCAATGTTGAAAACCTTAAGTGATGCCACAACAAAGTTTGTGTCAGAG aataaaaatttaCCGATAGAGAACACAACAGATTGCTTAAGCACCATGGCCAGTGTGTGCAGGGTCATGCTGGAAACCCC TGAATATAGAAGCAGGTTTACAAATGAGGAAACAGTATCATTCTGTCTGAGGGTAATGGTGGGTGTCATCATACTCTATGACCACGTGCATCCGGTGGGCGCTTTTGCCAAAACTTCAAAAATTGAT ATGAAAGGATGCATCAAAGTTCTTAAAGACCAGCCTCCTAACAGTGTAGAAGGCCTTCTAAATGCTCTCAG gTACACAACAAAGCATTTGAATGATGAGACTACCTCCAAGCAAATTAAATCCATGTTGCAATAA